A window of Citrus sinensis cultivar Valencia sweet orange chromosome 7, DVS_A1.0, whole genome shotgun sequence contains these coding sequences:
- the LOC102622639 gene encoding probable disease resistance protein At5g63020 isoform X2, whose product MPQRDGSGYKSGGVCKKLIEAKNDVMTRVVNAEQQQQLRRLNKVQGWLSRVEGAETEIGELITDSTREIQKLCLGGYCSKNCKSSYKFGKKVAKKLHLVVTLMGEGAFELVAEKVPLAAVDARPVEPTIVGLNSTLEKVWRCLGEERVGIIGLYGMGGVGKTTLLAQINNKFLDTPNDFDVVIWVVVSKDMQLERIQEKIGERIGLLENRSLEERASGIFKILSKKKFLLLLDDVWERIDLTKVGIPFPSKNTSKDVFTTRLVDVCSLMGAQKIFKVECLRDKEAWELFLDKVGEETLDSHLDIPKLAHTLAKECGGLPLALITTGLGCKKSQEEWSYAIEILRRSASELPGMGKEVYPLLKFSYDSLSSEIFRSCLLYCSLFPEDCKIDKIELIECWIGEGFLNGYEGAEVHNQGYYIIGILVHACLLEEVGSDHVRMHDAIRDMTLWIACEVEKEKENVLVSAGAQLTAAPEVRKWEQRRRISLMRNKIEKLSDTPTCPHLLSLFPNINRLKTIASGFFDFMPSLTVLNLSNNGFLTKLPPGISKLVSLQYLNLSKTSIRELPKELKALVNLKYLNLEHSRYLHTIPRQLICSFSMLRVLRMVNCGYSDKIPLDSILFGGCESLVEELISLKHLNVLTIALKSFFALQRFLSSHELQNCTKSLNLRYCDDSKSFNIYSLADLKHLDKLDLIYCRNLEEFKVNYSEIV is encoded by the exons ATGCCGCAAAGAGATGGAAGTGGTTACAAAAGCGGTGGCGTATGCAAG AagttaattgaagcaaagaaTGATGTGATGACAAGAGTTGTCAATGctgaacaacaacaacaattgaGGCGATTGAACAAAGTGCAAGGGTGGCTTTCAAGGGTGGAAGGTGCAGAAACTGAAATTGGTGAATTAATAACAGATAGCACTCGAGAAATTCAGAAATTATGTCTTGGGGGCTACTGTTCCAAGAACTGCAAGTCAAGCTACAAGTTTGGCAAGAAAGTGGCTAAAAAGCTGCATCTTGTGGTCACTTTAATGGGTGAAGGAGCTTTTGAGCTGGTAGCTGAGAAGGTACCACTAGCTGCAGTGGATGCGAGGCCTGTTGAACCAACAATAGTGGGTTTGAACTCAACACTGGAAAAAGTTTGGAGATGCCTTGGAGAAGAAAGAGTTGGAATTATTGGTCTATATGGCATGGGCGGAGTCGGCAAGACTACCCTATTAGCCCAGATCAACAACAAATTCCTTGATACACCAAATGATTTCGATGTTGTGATTTGGGTAGTGGTGTCTAAAGACATGCAACTTGAGAGAATTCAAGAAAAGATTGGAGAAAGGATAGGTTTGCTTGAGAACAGAAGTCTTGAAGAGAGAGCCTCAGGTATCTTCAAGATCTTGAGCAAGAAGAAATTTCTGTTATTGTTGGATGATGTATGGGAAAGAATTGATTTAACCAAAGTGGGTATTCCTTTTCCTAGTAAAAATACATCCAAGGATGTTTTTACAACTCGTCTTGTTGATGTCTGTAGCCTAATGGGAgctcaaaagatttttaagGTTGAGTGTTTGAGAGACAAAGAAGCCTGGGAACTGTTTCTAGATAAGGTTGGAGAAGAGACTCTTGACAGTCATCTTGATATTCCCAAGTTAGCCCATACTCTGGCCAAAGAGTGTGGTGGTTTGCCTCTTGCACTTATTACCACTGGTCTGGGTTGTAAGAAGTCACAGGAGGAATGGAGCTATGCAATTGAGATTTTAAGGAGATCAGCTTCTGAACTTCCAGGTATGGGGAAAGAGGTGTACCCTCTCTTAAAATTTAGTTATGATAGTTTATCTAGTGAAATCTTTAGATCTTGTCTCTTATACTGTAGTTTATTTCCAGAGGAttgtaaaattgataaaattgaattgataGAGTGTTGGATTGGTGAGGGGTTTTTGAATGGATATGAAGGAGCTGAAGTACATAACCAAGGGTACTACATTATTGGAATTCTTGTTCATGCATGCTTGTTGGAAGAAGTAGGATCTGATCATGTAAGAATGCATGATGCAATTCGTGATATGACTTTGTGGATAGCGTGTGAAgttgagaaagagaaagaaaacgTTCTGGTGTCTGCAGGAGCTCAACTAACTGCTGCACCAGAGGTTAGAAAATGGGAACAGAGGAGAAGGATATCATtaatgagaaataaaattgagaagtTATCAGATACTCCTACATGCCCCCATCTTCTATCTTTGTTTCCTAATATCAACAGGTTAAAGACTATCGCCAGTggtttctttgattttatgcCTTCTCTTACAGTTCTAAACCTATCAAATAATGGTTTCCTGACCAAATTACCACCTGGAATTTCAAAATTGGTTTCACTACAATATCTTAATCTTTCAAAGACTTCCATCAGAGAGCTGCCAAAAGAGTTAAAGGCCTTGGTAAATCTTAAGTATTTGAACTTGGAGCACTCACGTTATCTCCACACGATTCCAAGGCAACTGATTTGTAGTTTTTCAATGTTACGTGTATTGAGAATGGTCAATTGTGGTTATTCTGACAAAATACCACTAGATAGCATTCTCTTCGGTGGTTGTGAATCGTTGGTCGAGGAATTGATTAGTTTGAAGCATCTAAATGTGTTAACCATTGccttaaaaagtttttttgcTCTCCAAAGGTTTTTGAGTTCCCATGAGTTACAAAATTgtacaaaatctttaaaccttcgGTACTGTGATGATTCAAAGTCCTTCAATATATATTCCTTGGCAGATCTGAAGCATCTTGATAAACtagatttgatttattgtagaaatTTGGAAGAGTTTAAGGTTAACTATAGCGAGATAGTTTGA
- the LOC102622639 gene encoding probable disease resistance protein At5g63020 isoform X1: MQDCALGKAAYISELEDNLDALLTELQKLIEAKNDVMTRVVNAEQQQQLRRLNKVQGWLSRVEGAETEIGELITDSTREIQKLCLGGYCSKNCKSSYKFGKKVAKKLHLVVTLMGEGAFELVAEKVPLAAVDARPVEPTIVGLNSTLEKVWRCLGEERVGIIGLYGMGGVGKTTLLAQINNKFLDTPNDFDVVIWVVVSKDMQLERIQEKIGERIGLLENRSLEERASGIFKILSKKKFLLLLDDVWERIDLTKVGIPFPSKNTSKDVFTTRLVDVCSLMGAQKIFKVECLRDKEAWELFLDKVGEETLDSHLDIPKLAHTLAKECGGLPLALITTGLGCKKSQEEWSYAIEILRRSASELPGMGKEVYPLLKFSYDSLSSEIFRSCLLYCSLFPEDCKIDKIELIECWIGEGFLNGYEGAEVHNQGYYIIGILVHACLLEEVGSDHVRMHDAIRDMTLWIACEVEKEKENVLVSAGAQLTAAPEVRKWEQRRRISLMRNKIEKLSDTPTCPHLLSLFPNINRLKTIASGFFDFMPSLTVLNLSNNGFLTKLPPGISKLVSLQYLNLSKTSIRELPKELKALVNLKYLNLEHSRYLHTIPRQLICSFSMLRVLRMVNCGYSDKIPLDSILFGGCESLVEELISLKHLNVLTIALKSFFALQRFLSSHELQNCTKSLNLRYCDDSKSFNIYSLADLKHLDKLDLIYCRNLEEFKVNYSEIV, translated from the exons ATGCAAG ATTGCGCTCTCGGAAAAGCAGCGTACATAAGTGAGCTCGAAGATAATCTTGATGCATTGCTAACTGAACTGCAGAagttaattgaagcaaagaaTGATGTGATGACAAGAGTTGTCAATGctgaacaacaacaacaattgaGGCGATTGAACAAAGTGCAAGGGTGGCTTTCAAGGGTGGAAGGTGCAGAAACTGAAATTGGTGAATTAATAACAGATAGCACTCGAGAAATTCAGAAATTATGTCTTGGGGGCTACTGTTCCAAGAACTGCAAGTCAAGCTACAAGTTTGGCAAGAAAGTGGCTAAAAAGCTGCATCTTGTGGTCACTTTAATGGGTGAAGGAGCTTTTGAGCTGGTAGCTGAGAAGGTACCACTAGCTGCAGTGGATGCGAGGCCTGTTGAACCAACAATAGTGGGTTTGAACTCAACACTGGAAAAAGTTTGGAGATGCCTTGGAGAAGAAAGAGTTGGAATTATTGGTCTATATGGCATGGGCGGAGTCGGCAAGACTACCCTATTAGCCCAGATCAACAACAAATTCCTTGATACACCAAATGATTTCGATGTTGTGATTTGGGTAGTGGTGTCTAAAGACATGCAACTTGAGAGAATTCAAGAAAAGATTGGAGAAAGGATAGGTTTGCTTGAGAACAGAAGTCTTGAAGAGAGAGCCTCAGGTATCTTCAAGATCTTGAGCAAGAAGAAATTTCTGTTATTGTTGGATGATGTATGGGAAAGAATTGATTTAACCAAAGTGGGTATTCCTTTTCCTAGTAAAAATACATCCAAGGATGTTTTTACAACTCGTCTTGTTGATGTCTGTAGCCTAATGGGAgctcaaaagatttttaagGTTGAGTGTTTGAGAGACAAAGAAGCCTGGGAACTGTTTCTAGATAAGGTTGGAGAAGAGACTCTTGACAGTCATCTTGATATTCCCAAGTTAGCCCATACTCTGGCCAAAGAGTGTGGTGGTTTGCCTCTTGCACTTATTACCACTGGTCTGGGTTGTAAGAAGTCACAGGAGGAATGGAGCTATGCAATTGAGATTTTAAGGAGATCAGCTTCTGAACTTCCAGGTATGGGGAAAGAGGTGTACCCTCTCTTAAAATTTAGTTATGATAGTTTATCTAGTGAAATCTTTAGATCTTGTCTCTTATACTGTAGTTTATTTCCAGAGGAttgtaaaattgataaaattgaattgataGAGTGTTGGATTGGTGAGGGGTTTTTGAATGGATATGAAGGAGCTGAAGTACATAACCAAGGGTACTACATTATTGGAATTCTTGTTCATGCATGCTTGTTGGAAGAAGTAGGATCTGATCATGTAAGAATGCATGATGCAATTCGTGATATGACTTTGTGGATAGCGTGTGAAgttgagaaagagaaagaaaacgTTCTGGTGTCTGCAGGAGCTCAACTAACTGCTGCACCAGAGGTTAGAAAATGGGAACAGAGGAGAAGGATATCATtaatgagaaataaaattgagaagtTATCAGATACTCCTACATGCCCCCATCTTCTATCTTTGTTTCCTAATATCAACAGGTTAAAGACTATCGCCAGTggtttctttgattttatgcCTTCTCTTACAGTTCTAAACCTATCAAATAATGGTTTCCTGACCAAATTACCACCTGGAATTTCAAAATTGGTTTCACTACAATATCTTAATCTTTCAAAGACTTCCATCAGAGAGCTGCCAAAAGAGTTAAAGGCCTTGGTAAATCTTAAGTATTTGAACTTGGAGCACTCACGTTATCTCCACACGATTCCAAGGCAACTGATTTGTAGTTTTTCAATGTTACGTGTATTGAGAATGGTCAATTGTGGTTATTCTGACAAAATACCACTAGATAGCATTCTCTTCGGTGGTTGTGAATCGTTGGTCGAGGAATTGATTAGTTTGAAGCATCTAAATGTGTTAACCATTGccttaaaaagtttttttgcTCTCCAAAGGTTTTTGAGTTCCCATGAGTTACAAAATTgtacaaaatctttaaaccttcgGTACTGTGATGATTCAAAGTCCTTCAATATATATTCCTTGGCAGATCTGAAGCATCTTGATAAACtagatttgatttattgtagaaatTTGGAAGAGTTTAAGGTTAACTATAGCGAGATAGTTTGA
- the LOC102622127 gene encoding protein FAR1-RELATED SEQUENCE 6-like, which translates to MEEAPLSSEQVPDGECSESQKEGEGETVVFDGQNGVIEGKKEFVAPAVGMEFESYDDAYNYYNCYAKEVGFRVRVKNSWFKRNSREKYGAVLCCSSQGFKRIKDVNRLRKETRTGCPAMIRMRLVDSKRWRVLEVTLEHNHTLGAKVYRSIKKMGTGTKKKSLSSSDADGRTIKLYRALVIDAGGNGNLNAIEREVRNSNCPNQLNLKKGDSQAIYNYFCRMQLTNPNFFYLMDLNDEGHLRNVFWIDGRSRASCVYFTDVIYIDNTYLLSRFEIPLVAFVGINHHGQSVLLGCGLLAGETTESYKWLFKAWLSCASGRCPQTIITDRCKVLQSAIVEVFPKARHRFGVSHVMKKVPEKLGGLRNYDAIRKALFKAVYESLKVIEFEAAWGFMVQRFGVVDHEWLRSLYEDRAQWAPVYLKDTYFAGMCAAQPGDTLNPFFDRYVHKQTPLKEFLDKYELALQKKHKEENLADIESRSVSPTLKTRCSFELQLSRIYTREIFKKFQLEVEEMYSCFSTTQLHVDGPIVIFLVKERVLGEGNRREIRDFEVLYNRTAGEVRCICSCFNFYGYLCRHALCVLNFNGVEEIPSKYILSRWKKDYKRLYIPDHVCNNVDATDRVQWFNQLYRSALQVVEEGVIYLDHYKAALQTFEESLNRVHDVEEKQE; encoded by the coding sequence ATGGAGGAAGCTCCTCTTAGCAGTGAGCAAGTGCCTGACGGTGAATGCAGTGAGAGTCAGAAAGAAGGAGAAGGTGAAACTGTTGTTTTTGATGGTCAGAATGGTgtaattgaaggaaaaaaggaaTTTGTCGCACCTGCGGTTGGAATGGAGTTTGAATCATATGATGATGCTTATAACTATTATAATTGCTACGCTAAGGAAGTGGGCTTTCGTGTTAGAGTGAAGAATTCATGGTTTAAACGGAATAGTAGGGAGAAGTATGGTGCAGTACTTTGTTGCAGCAGTCAGGGTTTCAAAAGAATCAAAGATGTAAACCGTTTGAGGAAAGAAACAAGAACTGGTTGTCCTGCAATGATAAGAATGAGATTAGTGGACTCCAAAAGATGGAGGGTACTTGAAGTTACCCTTGAACATAACCACACATTAGGTGCTAAGGTCTACAGATCAATTAAGAAGATGGGCACTGGCACCAAAAAGAAGTCACTGTCAAGTTCTGACGCAGACGGACGGACAATTAAGTTGTACAGAGCACTTGTAATTGATGCAGGTGGAAATGGGAACTTGAATGCAATTGAAAGAGAAGTCAGGAATTCTAACTGTCCCAATCAGTTGAACCTTAAAAAAGGTGACTCGCAAGCCATTTATAACTATTTCTGCCGCATGCAATTGACCAATCCAAACTTTTTTTACTTGATGGATCTCAACGATGAAGGGCATTTGAGGAATGTGTTCTGGATTGATGGTAGGTCCAGGGCTTCATGTGTTTACTTCACTGATGTTATTTATATTGACAACACATATCTGTTGAGCAGATTTGAGATTCCACTAGTGGCATTTGTTGGAATAAATCATCATGGCCAGTCTGTATTGCTGGGTTGTGGCCTGCTGGCTGGTGAGACAACTGAGTCATACAAATGGTTGTTCAAAGCATGGCTTTCATGTGCCTCTGGACGCTGTCCACAAACTATCATTACAGACAGGTGCAAGGTGTTACAGAGTGCGATTGTAGAGGTGTTCCCGAAAGCTCGTCATCGTTTTGGTGTATCTCATGTCATGAAGAAAGTTCCTGAAAAATTGGGGGGATTGCGCAACTATGATGCAATTAGAAAGGCCCTGTTTAAAGCAGTTTATGAATCCCTGAAAGTTATTGAATTTGAAGCAGCTTGGGGATTTATGGTCCAGCGGTTTGGAGTTGTTGATCATGAGTGGCTTCGATCTTTATATGAAGATCGAGCTCAGTGGGCTCCGGTTTACCTAAAAGATACTTATTTTGCAGGAATGTGTGCTGCTCAGCCGGGTGATACCCTTAATCCATTCTTTGATAGGTATGTGCATAAGCAAACTCCTTTGAAAGAATTTCTTGATAAATATGAATTAGCTCTACAGAAGAAGCACAAGGAGGAAAATCTTGCAGATATTGAGTCTAGATCTGTTAGCCCCACATTGAAAACCAGATGCTCGTTTGAGTTGCAGCTTTCCAGAATATATACTCGAGAGATATTCAAGAAGTTTCAATTGGAGGTGGAGGAGATGTATTCATGTTTTAGTACAACTCAGTTACACGTTGATGGCCCAATTGTCATATTCTTGGTTAAGGAGCGTGTTTTGGGCGAAGGAAATAGGAGGGAAATTAGGGATTTTGAGGTTCTGTACAATAGAACAGCTGGTGAGGTTCGCTGCATTTGTAGCTGCTTTAACTTTTACGGGTATTTGTGCCGGCATGCATTGTGTGTGCTAAACTTTAATGGTGTGGAGGAGATCCCGTCTAAGTACATCTTGTCACGATGGAAGAAGGATTACAAACGCTTGTATATTCCGGATCATGTTTGCAATAATGTTGATGCTACTGACCGTGTGCAATGGTTTAATCAATTGTATAGAAGTGCATTGCAAGTTGTGGAGGAGGGGGTGATCTACCTGGACCATTACAAGGCTGCATTGCAAACTTTTGAGGAGTCGTTGAATAGGGTTCATGATGtagaagaaaaacaagaataa
- the LOC102621839 gene encoding protein FAR1-RELATED SEQUENCE 8-like produces MNGDNAFSPGAGSLSPNPNLHITIEEGSQNSGQLFEDECNDLDIEGSDLGIDSNDLDLEGNDLGIEGNELEIESDGLEIEGNDYDSDSKQILDSKSNDYGNDRDDRTPVDAQHTSAGNGYSPPVVGMEFESYDDAYNYYNCYAKELGFAIRVKSSWTKRNSKEKRGAVLCCNCEGFKTIKEANSRRKETRTGCLAMIRLRLVESNRWRVDEVKLDHNHLFDPERAQNSKSHKKMEAGSKRKVEPAVDVEVRTIKLYRTPVVDSVGYGSSYSNEGEITNHVDRSKCLKLKKGDAQVIYNFFSRVQLTDPNFVYLMDLNDEGHLRNVFWIDSRSRAAYGFFGDVVAFDTTCLSNKHEIPLIAFVGVNHHGQSILLGCGLLADETFETYIWLFRAWLTCMLGRPPQTIITSQCKVMQSAIAEVFPRAHHRLCLSHVVHSILQKFGGLEESEAFQMALYRTVYDSLKVDEFEMAWEGMTQHFGIADHEWLRALYEDRERWAPVYSKDTFFAGMSKFQKEESMILFFDGYVRQQTSLKEVFDLYELVLEKKRKKEALDDLESRNSSPMLSTPCYYELQLSKVYTNEIFRKFQHEVVMMSSCFNITQVHANGPLVTYIIKERLDEGNLTNVRNIEVMYDKQGAEVRCICSCFNFSGFLCRHALCILNYNGVEEIPFQYILPRWRKDFKRLYVPDLGSNNIDTSNPVQWFDHLYKRAMQVVEEGMISPDHHMVAWQAFKESLNKVRLVADKHV; encoded by the exons ATGAACGGCGATAACGCGTTTTCCCCCGGCGCCGGTTCACTGTCACCGAACCCTAACCTCCACATCACC ATAGAAGAAGGCTCTCAAAATAGTGGGCAACTGTTTGAGGATGAATGCAATGACCTTGATATTGAAGGTAGTGACCTAGGGATTGATAGCAATGATCTTGACCTTGAAGGCAATGACCTTGGTATTGAAGGCAATGAACTAGAGATAGAAAGTGATGGCCTTGAGATTGAAGGCAATGACTATGATAGTGACAGCAAGCAAATCCTTGACAGCAAAAGTAACGACTATGGTAATGATAGAGATGATAGAACTCCAGTTGATGCTCAGCATACATCTGCAGGAAATGGATATTCCCCACCTGTTGTGGGCATGGAGTTTGAATCTTATGATGAtgcttataattattataattgctATGCTAAAGAACTAGGATTCGCTATCCGGGTGAAATCATCGTGGACAAAACGTAATAGCAAAGAGAAACGTGGTGCAGTGCTTTGCTGCAACTGTGAGGGTTTTAAAACGATTAAAGAAGCAAACAGTCGTCGCAAGGAAACAAGGACTGGTTGTCTTGCTATGATAAGGTTGAGATTAGTGGAATCTAACAGATGGAGGGTGGATGAAGTCAAGCTTGATCACAATCACTTATTTGATCCTGAAAGAGCACAAAATTCGAAGTCACATAAGAAGATGGAGGCTGGGAGTAAAAGGAAGGTGGAGCCTGCTGTTGATGTAGAGGTACGAACAATCAAGTTGTATCGAACACCTGTTGTGGATTCAGTCGGTTACGGGAGCTCATATTCAAATGAAGGGGAAATCACTAATCATGTAGACAGGTCCAAATGCTTGAAGCTTAAAAAGGGTGATGCACAggtcatttataattttttctctagGGTTCAGCTGACTGATCCAAATTTTGTGTACTTGATGGATCTCAATGATGAAGGGCATTTGAGGAATGTGTTTTGGATAGACTCTCGGTCTAGGGCTGCATATGGTTTCTTTGGTGATGTGGTTGCATTTGACACAACGTGCTTATCAAATAAACATGAGATCCCACTCATAGCATTTGTTGGAGTAAATCATCATGGTCAGTCTATTTTGTTAGGTTGTGGTTTGCTTGCAGATGAGACATTTGAGACGTATATTTGGTTATTTAGGGCATGGCTCACTTGTATGTTAGGTCGTCCTCCACAAACTATCATAACAAGCCAGTGCAAAGTTATGCAAAGTGCAATTGCAGAGGTTTTTCCTAGGGCTCACCATCGTCTTTGTTTGTCACATGTTGTGCATAGCATTCTTCAAAAGTTTGGGGGTTTGGAGGAATCTGAGGCATTTCAAATGGCATTGTACAGGACTGTATATGACTCTTTAAAGGTGGACGAATTTGAAATGGCCTGGGAAGGTATGACCCAGCATTTTGGAATTGCTGATCATGAGTGGCTCCGAGCATTGTATGAAGATCGAGAGAGATGGGCTCCAGTGTACTCAAAAGACACATTTTTTGCTGGAATGTCCAAGTTCCAAAAGGAAGAATCCATGATTCTATTTTTTGATGGTTATGTGCGTCAGCAGACTTCtttgaaagaagtttttgaCTTGTATGAATTGGTCCTGGAAAAGAAACGTAAAAAGGAAGCGCTTGATGATTTGGAGTCAAGAAATTCAAGTCCCATGCTGAGCACACCGTGCTATTATGAGTTGCAACTTTCTAAAGTCTACACGAATGAGATATTCAGGAAGTTCCAACATGAGGTGGTGATGATGTCCTCTTGCTTTAACATAACACAAGTTCATGCTAATGGGCCACTTGTAACATACATTATTAAAGAGCGTCTGGATGAGGGAAATCTTACAAATGTTAGGAACATTGAAGTAATGTACGATAAACAAGGAGCAGAAGTTCGATGTATTTGCAGTTGCTTCAACTTCAGTGGGTTTCTATGCCGGCATGCCCTATGCATCCTAAATTACAATGGCGTTGAGGAAATTCCATTTCAGTATATTTTGCCACGATGGAGGAAAGACTTCAAGCGCCTCTATGTACCAGATCTTGGGTCCAATAATATCGATACCAGTAACCCAGTTCAGTGGTTCGATCATTTGTACAAACGAGCAATGCAAGTTGTCGAGGAAGGGATGATTTCTCCAGATCATCATATGGTTGCTTGGCAAGCATTTAAAGAATCTCTAAATAAGGTCCGTCTTGTAGCAGATAAGCATGTATAA
- the LOC102621535 gene encoding uncharacterized protein LOC102621535, translating to MASWTLFSPPCSPVTLPTSSAAKTNAASNNKCYCFWRSSSSEKKRAIRRIITKATEEGESSSSSSGSKDEETPGFNPFGFVNNNPSSRSAIQLPDLPADDGNVGQMISRIENKGREYGSYIKSGEYRWFVRETGSADSRLGTIVFLHGAPSHSYSYRNVMSQMSDAGFHCFAPDWLGFGFSDKPEKGYDDFDFTENEFHEELDKLLDVLEIKSPFFLVVQGFLVGSYGLTWALKNPSRISKLAILNSPLTASSPLPGLFQQLRIPLLGEFTAQNAIMAERFIEAGSPYVLKLDKADVYRLPYLASSGPGFALLEAARKVNFKDISSRIGAGFSSGSWDKPVLVAWGISDKYLPQSVAEEFQKGNPNVVKLQMIEGAGHMPQEDWPEKVVDGLRYFFLNYT from the exons ATGGCTTCTTGGACTCTCTTCTCTCCACCCTGTTCTCCGGTCACTCTCCCAACCTCCTCCGCCGCCAAAACCAACGCCGCCAGTAACAACAAATGCTACTGCTTCTGGAGAAGCAGCAGTAGTGAGAAAAAGAGAGCAATAAGAAGAATTATAACCAAGGCTACTGAAGAAGGTGAAAgcagtagtagtagtagtggAAGCAAAGATGAGGAAACCCCAGGTTTCAACCCTTTTGGGTTTGTGAATAACAACCCTTCTAGCCGAAGCGCCATTCAGCTCCCCGATTTGCCCGCTGATGATGGAAATGTCGGCCAAATGATCTCT AGGATTGAGAATAAGGGACGGGAGTATGGCTCATACATCAAATCTGGGGAATATAGATGGTTTGTGAGAGAGACAG GATCCGCTGACAGTAGACTCGGAACAATTGTCTTTCTTCATGGGGCTCCATCGCATTCATATAGCTATCGAAACGTCATGTCCCAG ATGTCAGATGCTGGATTCCACTGCTTTGCTCCTGATTGGCTAGGATTTGGTTTCAGTGACAAACCAGAGAAAGgatatgatgattttgattttacaG AGAATGAATTCCATGAAGAACTTGATAAGCTACTGGACGTGCTGGAAATCAAATCTCCTTTCTTTCTAGTTGTTCAG GGGTTTCTTGTAGGTTCATATGGATTGACTTGGGCCTTGAAAAATCCAAGCAGGATATCAAAACTTGCTATTCTGAACAGTCCATTGACGGCTTCATCTCCCCTCCCTGGACTATTTCAGCAGCTAAG AATCCCACTTCTTGGTGAATTTACTGCTCAGAATGCTATCATGGCCGAACGCTTCATTGAAGCAGGTAGCCC TTACGTCCTGAAGCTGGACAAGGCTGACGTGTATCGGTTACCATATTTAGCAAGCAGTGGACCTGGATTTG CTCTGCTCGAAGCTGCAAGAAAAGTTAATTTCAAGGATATCTCAAGTCGTATAGGAGCTGGATTTTCCTCAGGAAG CTGGGACAAACCAGTGCTAGTTGCATGGGGAATATCAGACAAGTATCTGCCACAATCTGTGGCTGAAGAATTCCAGAAAGGAAACCCTAATGTTGTCAAGCTCCAGATGATCGAAGGAGCTGGGCATATGCCCCAGGAGGACTG GCCTGAGAAAGTTGTCGACggtttgagatatttttttctaaattacaCTTGA